gtgttcttaataattttgtgattttttttaatgttttcgtcagtaaccacctcttttgggcgtccactgtgttcaccaccttcagtgctcattttaccacttttaaatttagcataccaatatctgatggttgattttggtagagcagtgtccaaagactcttcatcatgccaatttttggctttaactatatgtttccccttcaaaaactaatattttatcatcacgcgaaattccttcttttcgatgattactcaaagctcaaaagttgcgtcacacaaaatgctctagctcattaggttgtggccccagtgctgtcaaatttggacagaatttgtttgaaggttggtacaaacgaaatatgatatggataaaaatcttctagcgcgataaatgcgttaggccaaacaattatcagcccacctgttaattgttttatttgtaattgCGTTCAAGTTCAGACCATGTGTTAAAGGCATACTTTCGCTTTAACATAGCAAATGTATAGTGTAGaagtattaaaaaataactaaGAAACATTCAGATGTCATAAAGAGTTTATGTTCTTTGATAAAAGAAGACTTCAGTTCGAAACTGAGCGCTATGAGAATgcattgttattttatttatttttgaagctGAGGTGAAGCTGTAATGTTTCAAACTATTACAACGTAATTTGCGTAAATGAATATTTGGAACTTTTTAGAAATTGCTGCGTGAATACTACAACTTATTAGTAATTTGTTTTCAATCGTATTGACCGTACAATGAAGTTACAACGATTCAATGATCTTATTCAAAAAAGCTCATCAACATCATAGCAAAAGCATAGATCTTTTGCACGATCTGCAAAATTAGAAATTTTTGAAGATAAGAAATAaccatttaatttaaacacatACCAGTCGTTACACTTACAGCTATAAACAGGACGACATTTAACGGGGCCATACTAGCAACAGTCATTTCGATAGCATGTTGACTTTTGTGAAACATTATCATAAAGTCCTTCTTTTCTATGCGATCCATCAGATACCACAACGAGTTGTAGAATGCTTGTTCAATTTCCTCGTTCTATAAACAGGAAGTGTATAATTAAAGAAAGGTATTTCTTACACATGAGCTTCATCTAAACCTTGACGCTGAGAATGGTTCCGAGTAGACAGAGCTCAAACAGTTGTATTACAACAGCGATCGCTAGCGCGTACATGGTAAAGCTATTGCTCACATAGCAACCAAATAAAGCACCGGTTAGGTTGAAAACGATCGATGCTACCTGGACCCAGTTGTTAAGATAGTAACGCTTCTCAAGATCATTTTCGTACCTGAAATATCGGAGAGAGTATGCGCATAGTATGAAAAAGAATAAACGCAGCTGTAAACTTTGAAAAGCATAATCACTCTAAAACGCGTTGATGAAGCAGCAATATCTCACGCAGTTTCGATTTGACCGCAGTTCGATCATCAGAGTTCTCTGCGTCCAGCAGGGTGTCGTTcatttcatcaattttattctttagGACATCAGCATATCCAGCCATACTGGTGACAAACAGAATTAAAACACTTTCTGCAGCTAGGAATCCGGCAATTCCTACTACCATGAGATAGTACTGTATGGCAATATTAAGCAGAAAATGTGATGTGATTTCCGGGTCGGTAAAGACAATGACAATGGCATATGGCAGCACTTTTTCGCCTTTGAGGATATATTGTACAATCGGAGCTACAGCCAGAATTAAGCCAGATGCAACGAATTGTATCGTGATCAGCTTTGTTACCATACAAATCCGTTCCATGAGTAAGAGAAGCGTTGCATTATTCTGTTCATGATGCCGATGTTCGTAGTGAAATCTATCCAAGCGATTGTACATGGCTTCAAAGAACTTACGATAGCGTAGAGCTGTGTAAAATTTAGTTACACCCTAGTATGAGGAAGTCAATTATTAAACAAGTAGTTGATCACatattttaacatattttttaaacttcttcTGTTACCTGTATGAAAATGCCATAAATGGCTGCAGATTCCATCAGTTTGACCAAATTAGGCCAGTAGTACCATACGGTGTAAAATTCACTTAATAAAGAGAGAGCAGTTCCGATAAATGCGACAATGGTTAATATATTCGGTTTATAGTCAGGCTCCATTATATCCAGACCGACAAATGAAGCGAACCATCGTATAGAGTTAAGATTTTTCACGTATAAATCGTGTGACAGTTTAAACTTCATCTTACTTTGACTTGTAACCGTTGACTGAAATGAGCAGTAGAACAAAGATCAAGCAACAAGTACAAGATATGTTTTTCTATCGTTATTTCATATATTATGTATGCTCatttgcgcaaaaaaaacgtGGGAGGTATGTCACTTGTGATCATTTTACAATCACTTGTGATTCAAGTTAGTACACTGTTGTCTACGTTGAACAAAAAATTTTAGCTTTTGACTCAACGCCATTTGATTTATGGCGTTTCAAAATGTAATTAGCTTTGTTGCACAGTACAGTAACGGTTCGCACTTTAATAACTTTTTAATGAtaggattttggaccggtcctgtcgtgtgaagatcggtgCCGTTACCAAAACACTATCGAGCTGCTTCGTTATGGTTGTTAAGTAAGgaaaatatgtcaaattttATGTCAAACATAACCTAGTACGCTGTTCCACGTGGAAGATGTAAGTAGTAATATGCTGGGTTAGTCCTCTATGGCctataattaaacaaattagACTTACtctcataaataataaataactaTTGCAGTTTGCTGCATATCATTTCTTCAAGTTTGATTGCATTAATAGAAACTCTCCGAAATATTCATTGGCTTTTCGTTTACATAATGAAACTTATTGAATTACCATGCATTAATTTGGACAATTTACATTCAAACTTATTGGAGTCATTGCAATGTGCTTACACGTGTCAATTGCTAACATTACGGGATAAGTAGTTGCAAGGAAAATGTTATTCGTAACTTTACGAAAAATTTAGATACTGTGCAAATACACACCGCAGGAGGGCCATCCGTGACTCGGAGGTAGAAAATTTGGTGAAAACCATCTTCTATACGTTAATAAAGCGCTGATGACATACACATCATTtgtagaacttatatagttccagtactcacatacgcttCAGAGACACGAACTTTATCTAAAATTAACCAATGAttagaaggatttttggctaCGTATATGTAAAAC
The Anopheles moucheti chromosome 2, idAnoMoucSN_F20_07, whole genome shotgun sequence genome window above contains:
- the LOC128305725 gene encoding odorant receptor 67d-like; the encoded protein is MYALAIAVVIQLFELCLLGTILSVKNEEIEQAFYNSLWYLMDRIEKKDFMIMFHKSQHAIEMTVASMAPLNVVLFIAVSVTTGMCLN